From Panicum hallii strain FIL2 chromosome 2, PHallii_v3.1, whole genome shotgun sequence, a single genomic window includes:
- the LOC112879793 gene encoding AT-rich interactive domain-containing protein 4, translating to MSQIQSFSRSNCVLLAVLCGKHAEKRVTAARSGPEAKRLRPSYPFPELSSAGRLEVHTLFNPTPEQFLEAQRVVQPNFLYIQGQQLEDEKEIGSLVWGDADVSDPQAFSTLISPPFPTIVYLEVPIGEKLAQAVHSKGIPYVIYWRNSFSSYAASHFRHALMSVIQSSVSHTWDAFQLAHASFRLHCVRNNHVQSVKLGPRLLGDAPKINISPPETEMVDEEGSSEVTPAIKIYDEEINIKLLLCGVPCTLDPCLLGSLEDGLNALLNIEIRGSKLQNRISASPPPLEAASLPRGMVTMRCDISTCSSSHVSLLVSGSAQTCFDDQLLESHIKNEIIEKSQLVRALSNNEDKLSSSEPLTSMSTACGASTFEVWMTLPKWAAQVLKHLAPEISYRSLVALGIGSINGTPVASFERRDADRLLFFCTSQRKDLINENGPYFHLPRWSASLTKDRTKAASESKPNLLGRNGVLEDKKRLMEGPSSFPSFKAKLKPATMRPIPHSRKQQMHPFMGLPETALHDTSLVKPSLPVAPPVKHSLVSSAPTTHRKSTSGPSHTPSVIQLNPLPMKKHGCDRLPIQVCSEEDFLKDVMQFLIQRGHNRLVPHGGLAEFPDAILNAKRLDLYNLYKEVVSRGGFYVGNGINWKGQVFSKMRNHTATNRMTGVGNTLKRHYETYLLEYELAHDDVDGECCLLCHSSAPGDWVNCGLCGEWAHFGCDRRQGLGTFKDYAKTDGLEYICPHCSLANYKKKPPPPKVANGFANTASVSRNV from the exons ATGTCGCAAATCCAGAGCTTCTCGCGGAGCAACTGCGTGCTCCTCGCGGTGCTATGTGGGAAGCACGCCGAGAAGCGTGTGACGGCAGCGAGGTCCGGGCCGGAGGCGAAGCGGCTGCGCCCGTCTTACCCGTTCCCTGAGCTTAGCTCGGCCGGCAGATTGGAG GTGCACACTTTGTTCAATCCTACACCCGAGCAGTTCCTCGAGGCGCAGCGAGTGGTGCAGCCCAACTTCTTGTACATCCAGGGGCAGCAGCTTGAGGATGAGAAGGAGATTGGCTCGCTTGTGTGGGGTGATGCCGATGTCTCTGACCCGCAGGCGTTTAGCACTCTCATTAGCCCACCTTTCCCCACGATA GTATATCTGGAAGTTCCTATTGGTGAAAAACTTGCACAAGCAGTTCATTCAAAG GGGATCCCTTATGTAATATACTGGAGAAATTCATTCTCATCTTATGCAGCATCTCATTTTCGCCATGCGTTGATGTCAGTGATTCAAAG TTCGGTGAGCCATACATGGGATGCTTTCCAGCTTGCTCATGCATCCTTCCGTCTACATTGTGTAAGAAACAATCATGTGCAAAGTGTTAAACTTGGTCCTCGTCTCCTGGGGGATGCTCCAAAAATAAATATAAGCCCACCTGAGACTGAGATGGTTGATGAAGAAGGTTCTTCTGAAGTGACCCCAGCTATAAAAATATATGATGAAGAAATAAACATAAAATTACTTCTCTGTGGAGTGCCATGCACCTTG GATCCTTGTTTATTGGGCTCTTTAGAAGACGGTCTGAATGCACTTCTGAATATTGAA ATTCGTGGGAGCAAACTGCAGAACCGAATCAG TGCCTCTCCGCCACCTCTTGAAGCTGCATCCTTACCACGTGGGATGGTTACTATGCGCTGTGATATCAGTACTTGCAGTTCTTCCCATGTGTCACTTCTCGTTTCTGGTAGTGCACAAACTTGTTTTGATGATCAG CTTCTAGAGAGCCACATAAAGAATGAAATAATTGAGAAGAGCCAGCTAGTCCGTGCTCTCTCAAATAATGAGGATAAGTTATCATCAAGTGAGCCTTTAACTTCCATGTCCACGGCTTGTGGGGCTTCTACATTTGAAGTTTGGATGACACTACCTAAGTGGGCAGCGCAG GTTCTGAAGCATCTAGCACCAGAAATATCATACAGAAGCTTGGTTGCACTTGGAATTGGTTCTATAAATGGTACTCCTGTTGCTTCATTCGAGAGGCGAGATGCAGACCGCCTTCTTTTCTTTTGCACAAGTCAGCGCAAAGATTTGATTAATGAAAATGGTCCATATTTTCATCTGCCAAGATGGTCAGCCTCGCTTACCAAAGACAGAACTAAGGCGGCTTCAGAATCAAAACCAAATTTGTTGGGTAGAAATGGAGTTTTAGAAGACAAGAAACGTCTGATGGAAGGGCCTTCCTCGTTCCCATCCTTCAAGGCTAAATTGAAACCTGCAACTATGAGGCCCATTCCTCATTCTCGAAAGCAACAAATGCATCCTTTCATGGGTTTACCTGAAACTGCGCTTCATGATACTAGTCTGGTTAAGCCAAGCTTGCCAGTTGCGCCACCTGTGAAGCATAGTTTAGTATCTTCTGCCCCAACCACACATAGAAAATCAACATCAGGGCCATCTCATACTCCATCAGTCATTCAATTGAATCCTCTGCCAATGAAGAAACATGGATGTGATAGGTTGCCCATCCAAGTATGCTCTGAG GAGGACTTCTTGAAGGATGTTATGCAGTTTTTAATTCAGCGGGGCCACAATCGACTTGTACCTCATGGAGGACTTGCTGAATTTCCTGATGCAATCCTTAATGCCAAACGCCTTGATCTCTATAACTTGTACAAAGAG GTGGTATCTAGAGGTGGATTTTATGTGGGCAATGGCATAAACTGGAAGGGTCAAGTATTCTCAAAGATGCGCAACCATACTGCAACAAATAGAATGACT GGTGTAGGGAACACATTGAAAAGGCATTATGAGACATATTTGTTGGAATATGAGTTGGCGCATGATGATGTGGATGGTGAATGCTGCTTACTTTGTCACAG TAGCGCACCTGGTGATTGGGTGAACTGTGGTTTATGTGGTGAATGGGCCCACTTTGGTTGCGACAGACGACAAGGGCTAGGCACTTTCAAg gATTACGCGAAGACAGATGGATTGGAATACATCTGCCCCCATTGTAGTCTAGCAAACTACAAgaagaagccgccgccgccaaaagTAGCTAATGGTTTTGCTAATACAGCATCTGTATCTCGAAATGTTTAA
- the LOC112881093 gene encoding LOW QUALITY PROTEIN: 50 kDa gamma-zein-like (The sequence of the model RefSeq protein was modified relative to this genomic sequence to represent the inferred CDS: inserted 1 base in 1 codon) gives MKEMIVILAFMALIASAASMQMGPSSCGQQQGHEQHRQQQHHPQQQKHQHKQQQHHQQQYIHVQQQQHHQQQKVHLQQQSQQEHQEQPEQQHHQQYQDQVQQQPLQHQFYQQCQEQPLFQQHPCQYGYEQKYSQQDNEKQQMIRCSYNYYSGSQNLNNCREFLRQQCNPLAMPFLQSRLLPPSSCQVLRQQCCQELRQIELGYLHQAINSMARSFTHHQQQEEEKQQPYRFYGSQQASQXGVHINGSTIPTIHVRHIPLMRT, from the exons ATGAAGGAGATGATTGTGATCCTTGCTTTCATGGCTCTCATTGCAAGTGCTGCCTCCATGCAAATGGGACCTAGCAGTTGTGGTCAGCAGCAAGGCCACGAGCAACACCGACAACAACAACATCATCCACAACAACAAAAACATCAACACAAGCAACAACAGCATCACCAACAACAATATATCCATGTGCAACAGCAACAACATCACCAACAACAGAAGGTTCATTTGCAACAACAATCCCAACAGGAGCATCAAGAGCAGCCAGAACAACAACATCACCAGCAATATCAAGATCAAGTGCAGCAACAACCACTGCAACATCAATTCTATCAGCAGTGCCAAGAGCAGCCACTGTTCCAGCAGCATCCATGTCAATACGGTTACGAGCAAAAATATAGTCAGCAAGACAATGAGAAGCAGCAGATGATAAGGTGTAGCTACAACTACTATAGTGGTAGCCAAAATTTGAACAATTGTCGTGAATTCTTGAGGCAACAGTGCAACCCGCTAGCAATGCCTTTCCTCCAATCACGTTTGTTACCACCGAGTAGCTGCCAAGTACTACGGCAACAATGTTGCCAGGAGCTTAGGCAGATTGAGCTAGGGTACCTCCACCAAGCAATCAATAGCATGGCTCGGTCCTTTACCCACCACCaacagcaggaggaggagaaacAACAACCATATAGGTTCTATGGATCTCAGCAGGCTTCTC ATGGTGTCCATATTAATGGCAGCACAATACCTACCATCCATGTGCGGCATATACCACTCATGCGGACATAA
- the LOC112883537 gene encoding E3 ubiquitin-protein ligase AIP2 — protein MSATAMDEAAVEARLQALRQRLGKKQQFEEAVADLAAVVRDGYAGASPALRKSMYSTVCRVATVLQTRYTAPGFWRAGLNLFVGAEKLVTNPAEKDHLKSCISRAREHLDEKENEDSMPSNREADPRFLFEGHLTVGQEPPPPAWLVADNLARELSILTESSGGQDGNTNRMESRAEDVTPAIVNFLESISGNRDLETALEESLQGIIEHPPRAPPASKEVVANLPVLTVTEEVIARLGIETECAVCRENLVVDDKMQELPCKHLFHPPCLKPWLDENNSCPICRHELRTDDHVYESRKEREKEEEEDRRGAANAVRGGEFMYI, from the exons ATGTCGGCTACCGCGATGgacgaggcggcggtggaggcgcgCCTCCAGGCGCTGCGGCAGAGACTCGGGAAGAAGCAGCAGTTCGAGGAGGCAGTcgccgacctcgccgccgtGGTACGGGACGGCTACGCCGGCGCCTCCCCCGCACTCCGCAAATCG ATGTATTCCACGGTTTGCCGTGTTGCAACAGTGCTCCAGACTAGATATACAGCTCCTGGATTCTGGCGTGCTGGTCTGAACCTCTTCGTGGGAGCAGAGAAGCTGGTAACTAATCCTGCTGAGAAGGATCACTTGAAGAGCTGCATTTCTAGGGCCCGGGAGCATCTTGACGAAAAAGAAAATGAGGATTCCATGCCAAGCAACAGAGAAGCAG ACCCCAGATTTCTTTTTGAAGGACACCTTACTGTGGGACAGGAACCTCCACCTCCAGCATGGCTTGTTGCTGATAATTTAGCACGGGAATTGAGCATACTAACTGAATCCTCTGGGGGTCAAGATGGGAACACCAATAGGATGGAGTCTAGAGCCGAGGATGTGACACCTGCTATAGTGAACTTCTTAGAAAGCATATCAGGAAACAGGGATCTAGAAACTGCCTTGGAAGAATCACTGCAG GGAATCATTGAGCATCCACCCAGGGCACCCCCAGCTTCAAAGGAAGTTGTTGCCAATTTACCTGTCCTAACAGTTACCGAGGAAGTCATTGCCAGATTGGGCATTGAGACGGAGTGTGCTGTTTGCCGTGAAAACTTGGTTGTGGATGACAAGATGCAGGAGCTGCCGTGCAAGCACCTTTTCCATCCTCCATGCCTGAAGCCATGGCTG GACGAGAACAACTCGTGCCCGATCTGCCGCCATGAGCTGAGGACGGATGATCATGTGTATGAGAGCAGGAAGGAGCGTgaaaaggaagaagaggaagacagGAGGGGAGCGGCGAATGCCGTTAGGGGTGGGGaattcatgtatatctga
- the LOC112879794 gene encoding glutelin-2-like, which produces MKAVLVALALLALSVSATSTHTCGQAPHQQAPPPLHQCPCQHQQPQQPYPQLPALTQCGELLRQQCSPMATPYCTPQCQMLRQQCCQQLRQVEPQHQYHAVYTMVLQMVQQQQPPPYGGIHGPQGQAAMVAAQVAQQLTATCGMHQQPPCSSCGAAAGGVPY; this is translated from the coding sequence ATGAAGGCGGTGCTCGTCGCCCTCGCCCTCCTAGCTCTATCGGTGAGTGCGACCTCCACGCACACGTGCGGGCAGGCACCGCACCagcaggcgccgccgccgctgcaccAGTGCCCGTGCCAGCACCAGCAGCCGCAGCAGCCGTACCCGCAGCTGCCGGCCCTGACCCAGTGCGGCGAGCTGCTGAGGCAGCAGTGCAGCCCGATGGCGACGCCCTACTGCACGCCACAGTGCCAGATGCTGCGGCAGCAGTGCTGCCAGCAGCTCAGGCAGGTGGAGCCGCAGCACCAGTACCACGCCGTCTACACCATGGTCCTCCAGAtggtgcagcagcagcagccgccgccgtaCGGCGGGATCCATGGCCCTCAGGGCCAGGCGGCGATGGTGGCGGCGCAGGTGGCGCAGCAGCTGACGGCGACCTGCGGCATGCACCAGCAGCCTCCCTGCAGCTcctgcggcgccgccgccggcggtgtCCCTTACTGA